The sequence CAACAAATAGCCATGAGCCATGCCAATTTCAAGGCCACGGCGCTGAGCCGACAACCCAGCTCGGTAAGCAGGCAAGTTATTAATCAGCGCTTTGGTGAAACCAGAGGAATTTAGCGGTGTTGCCAAATTGCCAATCTGAGGGTCACCTGCAGGACCAACAACATCCATAGTCATGTGAAACTATCTCCAATCGATTTAAAAATACAGGGATGTCAATAGAAATTGAGAGTCTAGATGCCGCTGGGGTCTTCCCGTTCAATGTAGATGAACAATAATGCCATCGTTACTGCCGGAAACACCCAACCAACAATAGGGACAAAAATGGATGGCAAGTAAGAGGCTGCCATTGCTAAGTATGAAGCTGTCATAGAGAGCAATTACCTAAAGTTTGCAGGGTTAATACCAAACGACTCTACTGCGAATCGGTGAGACAGCTTGCAGATGGTAAAAAAATGTAATAAAGCTTAAGTTTGGTGACAACAATCATCAGCTCATGATCTAGATACTATTTAGGCCTGTGGATGTTAGGGTTTGTGTCTTGACTCAACCTATATGATTCAGAGATTGCACTGAACCTTTCCATTAGGGTTACACCGAACCTGTTCATTAGGAATAATAAAGCCCTATAATTCGGCATTCTTGCACTATCACATAGGTACACCTATATAGAGATACACCTCTATAGATACACCTCAACCTTTGCATGTAGCTCATCTACAGGAATTTGAACCTTTCCCCTTGGGCTAAGTGTTTAACCATGTTCCAGGAACCGGCCATTCGCCAATACCTGCTAACCCGGTCAAGCTGTCAGGGCGATTACGAGGTCAGGGATAGATGTCGCAGTAGGGCTGTTTAAGGTCACGTTAGACGACCTCTTCATTGGCTCCAATTGGTTCCAATAACTCTATGGGTGGCACTATAACTAAAGCAGGTAGTGGCGCGATCGGGGCTGCCACTTATTTCACTGTAGAGGATCGTCTATGAATTCCAGTCGAGCTACTATGAACTGCTCCTTGAGCACGATTGTTGTGGGCACAGTGAAAGGCCCTGGCGAGGACAGCAACCAGTATGTGTTCATTACAGCAGACAACCGCTACGTTAAAGTCGGTGAGTTTGTCTACTACGAAGTGCAAGAGACAACAGTGCCCCTGCCAATTTTGGGCAAGATTTCTGCCCGTCGCCTCATTGACCATCTGCCCGATCGCATCTTTGCCGACACTGAAATCAGCCCAGAGACGATCGCTGCCCTCGTGGGGTTTGCCCATCCCAACCCAGAAATCTATGAAGTCACTGTGGAAGTAGTGGGCTATTTTGACAACGCCCTGGGATTCATGAACCCCCGCCGCACACCCGACCCTGGTGCCAAGGTGTACCTAGCGACGGATGACATGCTGAGACAAGTCTTAAATCGGCGACAACCTGGAGACATTGGTTCGGCGCATATTGGTGCCCTGTTACTGCGGGAAGCTGATGCTGTACCAATCGCCTTGGATGTCAAGGAGCTAGTGAGTACCCACATGGCAATTTTAGCCGGAACCGGATCGGGAAAATCTTACACAGCCGGGGTGTTGGTAGAAGAGTTAATGCGCCCCTATAACCGGGCAGCAGTGCTGATTTTTGACCCCCATGGGGAATACAACACCCTAGAGGATATGCGTGGACATCCAGCTTTTCGGGGAGATGATGGCTATGCACCTCAAGTCAACGTGCTGACTCCTAATGATATCCGCATCCGCATGTCATCCTTGGACTTTTACGATGTCGTGATGTTGTTGCCAGATATGAGCGATCGTCAGCAGTCCATTCTTAGCAAAGCCTTTGGACTGGTGAAGCAACACCGCAGCGGCAACCGTTGGGATGCTACAGACCTAATCGCTGCTGTATACGAAGTGGATACCCAGGTAGACGAGGAGGGCAACGAAAAAACAGGCTCTTCAGCACCCGCGTTGGCCTGGAAACTGGATAGATTGGTGCGATCGCCCTACTTTCATCAGTCTCAACACTTGGCTCCCCGTAATTTGTTTGCCCCTGGACAAGTGACCGTCTTGCAGATGAATGAGATTAGCCAAGAAGAACAGCAAGTTATCTGTGCTGCCATTCTGCGGCAAGC is a genomic window of Cyanobacteriota bacterium containing:
- the psaI gene encoding photosystem I reaction center subunit VIII — protein: MTASYLAMAASYLPSIFVPIVGWVFPAVTMALLFIYIEREDPSGI
- a CDS encoding ATP-binding protein, which produces MNSSRATMNCSLSTIVVGTVKGPGEDSNQYVFITADNRYVKVGEFVYYEVQETTVPLPILGKISARRLIDHLPDRIFADTEISPETIAALVGFAHPNPEIYEVTVEVVGYFDNALGFMNPRRTPDPGAKVYLATDDMLRQVLNRRQPGDIGSAHIGALLLREADAVPIALDVKELVSTHMAILAGTGSGKSYTAGVLVEELMRPYNRAAVLIFDPHGEYNTLEDMRGHPAFRGDDGYAPQVNVLTPNDIRIRMSSLDFYDVVMLLPDMSDRQQSILSKAFGLVKQHRSGNRWDATDLIAAVYEVDTQVDEEGNEKTGSSAPALAWKLDRLVRSPYFHQSQHLAPRNLFAPGQVTVLQMNEISQEEQQVICAAILRQANQARMNTQKELVTPEDESYLPYPVFILLEEAHRFAPAHEPSRCKQVLRTILSEGRKFGLGVGLITQRPGKLDSDVLSQCMSQFIMRIVNPVDQDSLKYGVEAAGRDLLRELPALTKGQLIIAGACVNTPVLCKVRTRLTRHGGDTLDAPMLWQQYFQPHRQQQRHAEAAPLAARQQPKTFRGVSIE